The following are from one region of the Paenibacillus protaetiae genome:
- the recA gene encoding recombinase RecA, translating to MSDRRAALEMALRQIEKQFGKGSIMKLGETAGMQVETVSSGSLALDIALGIGGFPKGRIIEVYGPESSGKTTVALHAIAEVQRTGGQAAFIDAEHALDPLYASKLGVNIDELLLSQPDTGEQALEIAEALVRSGAVDIIVIDSVAALVPKAEIEGEMGDSHVGLQARLMSQALRKLSGAISKSKTIAIFINQLREKVGVMFGNPETTPGGRALKFYSSVRLDVRRVETIKQGNDMVGNRTRIKVVKNKVAPPFKQAEIDIMYGEGISKEGSIVDIGTEMDIVQKSGAWFSYNGERLGQGRENAKQYLKDHQEISHAIEMKIREESNLQTEAAMAKGAAVSVDEEEEPEFDLN from the coding sequence TTGTCGGATCGTCGCGCAGCATTGGAAATGGCATTGCGCCAAATCGAGAAACAATTCGGTAAAGGCTCGATTATGAAATTGGGCGAAACAGCAGGTATGCAAGTGGAAACAGTATCAAGCGGTTCGCTTGCTTTAGATATTGCATTAGGGATCGGCGGTTTTCCAAAAGGACGGATTATTGAAGTGTATGGACCGGAGTCATCCGGTAAAACAACGGTTGCGCTTCATGCGATTGCGGAAGTGCAGCGTACAGGCGGCCAAGCTGCGTTTATTGATGCGGAGCATGCGCTTGACCCGCTGTATGCAAGCAAACTGGGCGTCAATATTGACGAGTTGCTGCTTTCCCAGCCGGATACAGGCGAGCAAGCGCTTGAAATTGCAGAGGCGCTTGTACGCAGCGGCGCCGTTGATATTATCGTTATCGACTCGGTAGCTGCACTTGTGCCTAAAGCGGAAATCGAAGGCGAAATGGGCGATTCGCATGTTGGTTTGCAGGCTCGTCTCATGTCTCAAGCACTTCGCAAGCTGTCTGGCGCCATCAGTAAATCGAAGACGATTGCGATCTTTATTAACCAGCTGCGCGAGAAGGTTGGCGTAATGTTCGGCAACCCGGAAACGACGCCTGGCGGCCGCGCTTTGAAATTCTACTCCAGCGTTCGTCTGGATGTACGCCGCGTGGAAACGATCAAGCAAGGCAACGATATGGTCGGCAACCGCACCCGGATCAAAGTCGTGAAAAATAAAGTAGCTCCTCCATTCAAACAAGCGGAAATCGATATTATGTACGGTGAAGGCATTTCGAAGGAAGGCAGCATCGTTGATATCGGCACGGAGATGGATATCGTACAGAAGAGCGGAGCATGGTTCTCTTATAACGGCGAGCGCCTCGGCCAAGGCCGCGAGAATGCGAAGCAATATTTGAAGGATCATCAAGAAATTTCACATGCCATTGAAATGAAAATCCGCGAGGAAAGCAATTTGCAGACGGAAGCGGCAATGGCCAAAGGCGCTGCTGTCTCCGTCGATGAAGAAGAAGAGCCGGAATTTGATCTTAATTAA